In one Actinomyces trachealis genomic region, the following are encoded:
- a CDS encoding ABC transporter permease encodes MNQMRASKGTVVMRHLLSSKFFVSMLAVLISFALGAILIALGGASVGEAYFAMFRGAVFDPTAATTQRQIKPLTDSLFYAIPLIIGGLGLGFGFRAGLFNIGGQGQVILGAMAAVWVGFSMSLPPVLHTLFALFMAMLAGALYAGLAGLLKARTGANEVIVTIMLNSIAFLALGYALSQESWQVPGSKQPQTPNVASSAAFIKLLPAPFKLHAGIIVALLAVVVFWWLLDRSTIGLQVRAVGANPDAARTAGIPVGGITTLTMAISGAFLGLAGANEALGTIGYVSRGVAGSIGFDAITVALLGRNKPLGTLASGLLFGAFKAGGYTMQAKGVPVDMILILQSVIVLLIAAPALVRWLFRLPAPSRLSLRQELAALGAGAEGAGAQPMPAKQASADDRGSDASFEPKGEAR; translated from the coding sequence ATGAACCAGATGAGAGCATCCAAGGGCACGGTGGTCATGCGGCACCTGCTCAGCTCCAAGTTCTTCGTCTCGATGCTGGCGGTGCTGATCTCCTTCGCGCTGGGCGCGATCCTGATCGCGCTGGGGGGAGCTTCCGTGGGTGAGGCCTACTTCGCCATGTTTCGCGGGGCGGTCTTTGACCCCACCGCTGCCACCACACAACGCCAGATCAAGCCGCTCACGGACTCCTTGTTCTATGCGATCCCCCTGATCATCGGCGGCCTGGGCCTGGGCTTCGGCTTCCGGGCGGGGCTGTTCAACATCGGTGGGCAAGGACAGGTGATCCTGGGGGCCATGGCCGCCGTCTGGGTGGGCTTCTCCATGTCCCTGCCACCGGTGCTGCACACCCTGTTCGCCCTGTTCATGGCCATGCTCGCCGGAGCCCTGTACGCCGGGCTGGCCGGGTTGCTTAAGGCCCGCACCGGAGCCAATGAGGTGATCGTGACGATCATGCTCAACTCCATTGCCTTCCTGGCGTTGGGCTACGCGTTGTCCCAGGAGTCCTGGCAGGTGCCCGGCTCCAAGCAACCCCAGACGCCCAACGTGGCAAGCAGCGCCGCCTTCATCAAGCTGCTACCTGCCCCCTTCAAGCTACATGCGGGCATCATCGTGGCCTTGCTGGCCGTCGTCGTCTTCTGGTGGCTCCTGGACCGCTCCACCATCGGCCTGCAGGTGCGGGCGGTGGGAGCCAACCCTGACGCTGCCCGCACTGCTGGCATCCCGGTAGGTGGGATCACCACCTTGACCATGGCGATCTCCGGTGCCTTCCTGGGGCTGGCTGGCGCCAACGAGGCGCTGGGCACCATCGGCTACGTCTCGCGGGGTGTGGCCGGGTCTATCGGCTTCGACGCGATCACCGTAGCCCTGCTGGGCCGCAATAAGCCCCTGGGCACCCTGGCCTCCGGGCTGCTGTTCGGGGCTTTCAAGGCCGGTGGGTACACCATGCAAGCTAAAGGCGTGCCGGTGGACATGATCCTGATCCTGCAGTCGGTGATCGTGCTGCTGATCGCTGCCCCGGCGCTGGTGCGGTGGCTGTTCCGCCTACCTGCCCCCAGTCGCCTGAGCCTGAGACAGGAGCTGGCCGCCCTGGGAGCCGGGGCCGAAGGTGCCGGTGCCCAGCCGATGCCCGCCAAGCAGGCGTCTGCTGACGACAGGGGCAGCGATGCCTCCTTTGAGCCGAAGGGAGAGGCCCGATGA
- a CDS encoding ABC transporter ATP-binding protein, whose product MELELRGITKRFGPLVANDNINLTIREGHIHALLGENGAGKSTLMNVLYGLHQPDEGQILIDGQPVVFRGPGDAVAAGVGMVHQHFMLIPVFTVAESIALGYEPLGKAGLIDVAQARQTVREVSARFGFDLDPDALIEDLPVGAQQRVEIVKALSRDARVLILDEPTAVLTPQETDELMEIMRQLAQVGTSIVFITHKLREVRAVADEITVIRRGAVVGTASPQDSEAELANKMVGRSIMMRVEKTPASPSGGGLSFQDVSLLSASGTTLLDHVNLSVGRGEVVAVAGVQGNGQTELAEVVLGLHAPDSGSITLDGQDITHTNPARSLDAGIGFIPEDRTTDGIIASFSIAENLVLDQFKSPRFSKGPLLRLGAISRNAQEKKDEYDIRLTSIEDPISSLSGGNQQKVVVAREISKDLKMLVANQPTRGVDVGSIEFIHKRIVEVRDQGAAVLLISSELDEVIALADRIAVMYRGRIVGLVPADTSREVLGLMMAGVPQEEALASQVTTADATSVQRPGQETAL is encoded by the coding sequence GTGGAACTCGAACTCAGAGGGATCACCAAGAGATTTGGTCCCCTCGTGGCAAACGACAACATCAACCTCACCATCAGGGAAGGGCATATTCACGCCCTCCTGGGAGAGAACGGGGCAGGTAAGTCCACGTTGATGAATGTCCTCTACGGCTTGCACCAGCCTGATGAGGGCCAGATCCTCATCGACGGCCAGCCGGTCGTCTTCCGGGGGCCGGGCGACGCCGTCGCCGCCGGTGTGGGTATGGTCCACCAGCACTTCATGCTGATCCCGGTGTTCACCGTCGCCGAGTCCATCGCCCTGGGCTACGAGCCCCTGGGCAAGGCCGGGCTGATCGATGTCGCCCAGGCCCGCCAGACCGTCCGGGAGGTCTCAGCCCGCTTCGGCTTCGACCTGGACCCGGACGCCCTGATCGAGGACCTGCCCGTGGGCGCCCAGCAGCGGGTGGAGATCGTCAAGGCGCTATCCCGTGATGCCAGGGTGCTGATCCTCGACGAGCCCACCGCGGTCCTAACCCCGCAGGAGACCGACGAGCTCATGGAGATCATGCGCCAGTTGGCCCAGGTAGGCACCTCCATCGTCTTCATCACCCACAAGCTTCGGGAGGTGCGCGCCGTCGCCGACGAGATCACGGTGATCCGCCGCGGCGCCGTCGTCGGCACCGCCTCACCACAGGACAGCGAAGCCGAGCTGGCCAACAAGATGGTGGGTCGCTCCATCATGATGCGGGTGGAGAAGACCCCCGCCAGCCCCAGCGGCGGCGGCCTGAGCTTCCAGGACGTCTCCTTGCTGTCTGCCTCCGGCACCACGCTGCTGGACCACGTCAACCTCAGCGTCGGCAGGGGTGAGGTGGTCGCTGTTGCGGGCGTCCAGGGCAACGGCCAGACCGAGCTGGCGGAGGTGGTGCTGGGCCTGCACGCCCCGGACTCAGGCTCCATCACCCTGGACGGGCAGGACATCACCCACACCAACCCAGCCCGCTCCCTGGACGCCGGGATCGGCTTCATCCCGGAGGACCGCACCACTGACGGCATCATCGCCAGCTTCTCGATCGCCGAGAACCTGGTGCTGGACCAGTTCAAGAGCCCCCGCTTCTCCAAAGGCCCGCTGCTGCGGCTCGGCGCTATCTCGCGCAACGCCCAGGAGAAGAAGGACGAGTACGACATCCGCCTCACCAGCATTGAGGACCCGATCTCCTCCCTGTCCGGTGGCAACCAGCAGAAGGTCGTGGTGGCCCGGGAGATCTCCAAGGACCTCAAGATGCTGGTGGCCAACCAGCCCACCCGGGGCGTGGACGTGGGCTCGATCGAGTTCATCCATAAGCGCATCGTCGAGGTGCGTGACCAGGGTGCGGCGGTGCTGCTCATCTCCTCCGAGCTGGACGAGGTGATCGCCTTGGCGGACCGGATAGCGGTCATGTACCGCGGGCGGATAGTCGGCCTGGTCCCGGCAGACACCTCCCGTGAGGTCCTGGGCCTGATGATGGCCGGGGTGCCGCAGGAGGAGGCCCTGGCCTCCCAGGTCACGACGGCGGACGCCACCAGCGTGCAGCGTCCCGGACAGGAGACAGCGCTATGA